The genome window AACTACAATCCAtgtaaatataataattattttattttaactcttAAATAATTTCAACTCTAATTCTATTTGTTGCAAAAAGCAGTTCCACATGTATATAAATTTTTAAGTGTATGGCTATTACATTTTAGAATTGCCTGAGTGTCTTGTTTGCAACTATAGATTTTAGTCCAAGATTAAacacagctgcatttttaatttggctcctcaaaagcagctgctgctgttttctgacTCTACCTTCCAAGGTTATTTTAGTGTACCAGTTTCTTACTAATGGATTAAATTCAATTCCTACTCTGTGCTTCAAGCAAATTCTGCCAAAAAGCATATGTTGTTTCATTTAGTTTCCATTAATGAAATGCATCACATTTCATCATCACTCTCATGAATGATAATTACAATCAGTGCTAATATCCCTTTCATCTGGGGATTTATGATTTATCAACCAGGACAGAATTGGCAGCATATCATTGGTATAGGACTTCCCAATACATTTTCTTCACTGGGTAACAATTATCCTGGAACCAAAAATCCTCTCAAACAGGAGGACCTCCTGGTCACAAACCGTAATTGGGTGGGAATATGTAAGGGATGGTAaaaagggagcagcagaggcagtggGACTCTGTGCACTCACTTTGGATAGGTTGTTGACAGTGGTGCTGGAGTTGAGCAGCTGCCCCTGCTCTGCGATGAGGTAGGCCAGGTGTTTGCGGCGCTGGGTCTCCACTGCCACGTCCGTCAGCGAGCCAGCCACGCGCATGGCCTCTCGCAGCAACACATCTGCGTCTTCAATCTGGCTCGGGATGTCTGACAGCGTGTTGAAGATCGAGGCAGAGTTCTCAGACTGGATCAGCTCATCCTCCTGCAACAACACAGTAATTTTTGCCTCATGGAAGGGTAACATGACAACTGTGCTCCTGAGGCTGCTAGATGCAGTTTTACATTCAGTGTACAGCCTGGGCAGGTACAACTagaaaattccattaaaaaaaccttcagCAGGAAAAGTCCTAGCTACTTTTGAGAGGGGAACAGCATCTTTTACTGCTCTACTGCACTCTCCTCCCAGAATTCTATCCGGCATTTTTTTGAATCACAGCATTCACCATTGAAATGaaatcagcacagaaaatcaAACTCAAACCTATTCTGCACCAACCACTAGGACTGGTCACAGCAGGGATCTTGCTAGGGATAAGAGAATGGGAGTTGCATTCTAGAGCGCCTGCCATGTCAAACTGTGCTCCACCTTCCCCTTACTCCCAGCAGGATCACCCTTGCCCTTCACACAGCAAACTGAATACAAAACTGTTTTTCacatagaaaaggaaaagatcagGCCAGCCAAATCAAATTCAGTCAGGACAATGTTCATCTCTTAGAGCATTCAAGCAATGCCATCCAAAACTTCCCAGATGACCACAACTTTggctttctctttcctcccGGATTGTGCAAAATCAAGAGGTATCCCAGTTTAGGTTTAGATAAGGTGGACCCTCAGGCTGGGATCTAGACTGATTAAAGGGTGGCAGCTGATGAGGTTTAATTATGTGGCAACAAATGAGGTATGCATGGGAAACAGCAATCTCTAATTTCAGTGAAGTTTTTCACAGCCTCCAGTTCTGAAGGTAGCAGGAAGTTGTCTTCCCTATCACACTCCCAAACCACATACAACAAGCAGATACAAAACCTTCTTGCCCTGAAATCTCAGAAATAAACACTGAAGTATGATAAAGGTGGAAGAGGAGTTGGGAATTACCTTCATACTTAGCATGCCCAAAGTGACTTGGAACAGCACCAGAGAGCCCTCGTAGAAGAAGAGGTCCCAAATACGCAGCAGCAGCTTGATGTGGACAACACTAGCGAAAGAGGTGAGGAACCAGTGCAAGGTGATCAAGGAGAGCTCTGTGAACAGAGACATGGAAAATAATCACAACAAAGGAAGTCAGTCAACCATTGAAGGTGGACTCTCCTAAGGGCTTTCCTCCATGCATTGCCTCCAGGATCAGGAGGTTTGCTCCTCACCCTGGTGCTCCCCTTTGTGAAAAAAGAACAATACTCTTTGTCTGCATGTCACCCTGGCAAGAAGTTTCTAGGGCACACTTTTACCAATGTCATGCTCCTGAAGCAGCTTGTCCAGGCGGGGCAGGTACTGCACGATGAGCTGACGCAGGACACGCTGGTCTGTCTGCACACCCATGAGGGTGGTGCTGAAGTAGGAGGCAGGAACCAATTCCTCGATGATAGCACACATCATCCAGAAGGCATCTTCCTCCTCcaagaagagcagcagagaggcagccACCTAGAattttgaaggaagaaaaactgcaTGTTCTAAGAGGGAACTCTTACAGTAGAGAAAAATTGCATGTTCTAAGAGTAGAACTCCCTACTTTCTCACATGGAGAGATGGACCAGTATCTAGGTGACAAAAATCTTGCTTCTGCAGGAGCTCTACTGCAGTCTTCACTGAAGGGATTTCTCCTCAGTATAATGACTGCCCCCTCCCCAACAGATGGATCACAGTTTTCTGTATCTTTGGATGTGTGGTGCTACTCTGCTCTCCCTTCTTTAGGAAAAGTATTCCAGGTGGAAGGGACTTCTCTTCAGCTCACCTAGAGACCACAGTATCTGGCAGCACTACCTCAAGTAATCTGCTGTAGTGTAGCAGCCAGATACAAACTGATCCCTATCACAAAGACACTCTAAAGGCAGGTTACCATGCCAGTGCCCTGACAATATCCAATGTCTGGGTAGAGCCAGGCAAGTCCCCGTAGTATCCTGCGCAGCCGTGGCACCCCGATGCTGTTCATGTTGGAGAAGCAGGCGTTGCTGGGCATTGTCCGTAGCAAGTCCTTTTCAATCTGTCATGCAGCCATAAACAAGGACAGAGTCAGCTTGAAGCATCTTAAAAACTGCCCTTCAGCTCTCCTCTCTGCACTTCCCCTGGCTCCTTGCCTCAGGTAACTCTGCCTCCCCACACCCACCCATAAGTCCTCAGGCACCAAagaagatgtccctgtccaaACATCTGGGGTCAGTTTAACAGCCTTCAAAGACATGTGGGAAAATGCCAGTGAAGACAGTGGCTTGCCGAATCCCTAGAAATACTTGCCTAAACTCAGACCCTAGTTTCACCACTGACAATAGGAAACATACACTAGTTGGGAATTACATCTGCTTGGATTTCTAGCATGGCTTCCCAATGAACGTGGCCAAATCCGTGAAGtcaaaggaagagggaaaacacCCTTTAATAGTCTGGCTGGTGTTCAGAAACTTTGTGCTCGAGGGAACAAAGACAGGCCCTGAAAGCAGCTGCCACAATCTCAACAGAGGTGCATCTGTCAGCCCttcatccttcccttccctcagtGACTATGAGGATGCTTGCTGAGATGCAACTGCAGCATTTTTCTAACCCTTTTCCCGCTGTCCTAGGAAAGAGTAGAGCTAAACAATCACTATTCCAACAGAACAGAGGAGAAATATGCCCCACAGGATTAAGCTTTAGCAGGATTTAACCACACATCCTCTCAACTacccctgctgcagctgtcaGGCAGACACCCCATCTTCCTCACACAGCAAATCTTGCCCTTCTTCCCAGTCAGCACTAGGAAGGATCTCCTACCTGTTTGGCAGCAATGGTTTCATCATTAGAGCTGTTTTTTACAATATCTCGATATGACATCTCTGAGTTCCTCTTCTTCTGCAAAGCCCCTGAAAGGCGCATCCACAGCTGGAGGGACAGGGTGAACAGAGACACAAGTCACTCAGCCACAGAAAGCCATAATCTGGCACCCTCTCAACTGCCATCTCAAGAGATCCCATTACATGATCTCTTACTCCAGGCAGGAGTACCTGCCCAGAATAGGCAGCACTCTCACCTGTGGCCTCATGCTATGTGGGATGCCGGCCAGCACCAGGGAGCGCAGCTTGTCTGAATGTGGCAGGGTGACCTCAATTTTGTCCCAGGTGAGGTCGCCCACATCATGGTTGTGTGTGAATTCCAGATGAGCCTGCCACTTGAGCCTCTGCTGTGGCTCCTCTGTCAGTGGGACCCCCAGAAGCTTGCTGGAGTTCGGCTCAGCACCATCTGCTTCagcaaagggaagagaaaggaatgGAGACAAGTGAGACAGGGAAcaggagaggaaatgaaaacatggCAGGGTGGGAAATAGGACAGCCATCTGAAAAAAGCACATTCAAAACATTCATATCTTCCAGTCAGTGCATGGAAAGGCAAAGGTTGGTTTCTAACTGCCTACTCCATGCAGCAAATTTTATGGTCATAAGCAAAAGGCTTGGGACCTTGAGAAATAAAGAAGCTGTCGGCAGGTTCCTAGTCTCTGCTTACTCATGATTTAGACTACAGTGTGGCTGGAATTAAACAAGATCCTGGCAGCAGTCATCCTGCTGGGTTTTGCAAGGATCTGTAAATCAGGCTGACAAAAGCATAGCAAGGCTCAGAGCTGGAAAGCAGAAGCTATATGCCTCATGGAAGTAATGAGGTGAAAAGTGTTAACTTTGGGGCTATTTAATCACCAAAAATGCTTTAATAAGGACACTTCCAAATTCACAATGAGAGAGCACCTTAACCTGAGGCTGGCTTCCTAAAATAGATACTTTAGCACAAGGATAGGTTTGACATAAGGCACTCTGTCCTTCATCATATAATACACCCCAACAATGCACTCCAAATCTTTCTGCTGATTTTATAATGCACAGATgttctgtctgaaaaaaaaatcactatgtTCTGTCCTCATCTTCAGGTCATTGCTTCAAAGAGGATCCTCTATGACTCAAGGTGCCTCAGGGGCACACATGCAAACAACTTCTGCCCTTACATTATATAGCCTGAGCCCTGGGAATGACCCCCAGGGCACATGAAACAATTCCTACATCTCCgacttctttctcttcctctttgctAAGGCAGCCAGCTGTTGTAGCTTAATGCTCAGCTTCAACAGCACTCCATGCCTCCTTCTATTTTGTTGTCTGCCCCCATAGCTTGCAGAAAAACTAGGATGTAGGTTTTTGCCCTACACTTTGCTGAGGTGAGCAGAATGTACCACCACTCTCCTTGGCCATGAGTTTTTCAGGAGACAGCACATTTCACTGTGCCTGCTATGAGCCCTTGCAATGCTGCTGAACACAATGGAGATCCCACTGTGAACTGGGAAAGTAGCCCTTCTCCAGCATGCAGCTGCTAACGGAAATAGTAACACCTcaacttttcttcctcttccccatgGCACAGCATAAGGGGATTGAAATAATCACTGCATAGTCTATGCTCTGGACTTCCATAAGGCCAGCACGTCTAATGCACTTGATTACAAATGGTAGGATACAGAAACAGGTGGGTAGACAAGACTTAGCACAGAATGGTTGTAAAATCCTGCCACACTTAAAAGCATGGGAAGGGCTGAACACAATGCAGGTGGAAGGGACGGGACTGGTTTTACCTTCCTTGTCAACTCGGAAACCGAATTCATCGTAGCGGAACTCCGGCTGCTCGACAGATTCTTCTTTCTGGGAGAtgtgaggaaggaaaacagacatTTTCAGCAGTTGATCACTGAATAACCACACAGAGATACACAGATACTGTCTCATCCCACCACTGCCCACTCTGTGCCCTTTGAGCAACTAGACCCCTtgcctttaatttttaaagcctcCCATCACAATTCCCAGCTGAGGAGATGTTGCCTGTCATTCCCATTTTGACTTCTCTGTGGAAAAAATCTATATAGATTTTCCCAGCACGAGTTCACCTCAGCATCTTATCAAGATCAGAACTGCTCACCTGGAGGAACACACAGCCCTCCTCATGGACTGAGGAATATAGACACACCAGGTAAAGTGGCCTCTACTGTCTGCATCACTAATACACAGCCGTCCTTCCTGTTACCTCTGCACATACACTGCAAACTCAGCTCCCTGTACCACTCCATCCTGCCTGTTGCTCTCAAATGTCCTTTGAAAGGCAGCAGGCAAAACTGGGACTTGCACCTATGATGCAAGTCCAAATTATAGGCCAAAGAAACTTAAAGTCCGTAaccttaaaaaaatctcaacctTCCTCATCTGTGCTCACGGTTGGCATTGGAGCATACTGGGGGATACACACTGAAGATTACCTCCAGGCTTTTTTTAGAAGTAAATACCTACTGCTCTCTCCCCTTTCCTGCAAGCCCACCTGCACCTCCTGTGGGGACTCTTGCAAGCACTGCAACCAGGCAGCATGTAAGAAGCAAGAAGCACTGCCTATACACCTCCAACAAAAAGCTTTAATCTGCTTTCAGCAAACACTGTGGCTAAATTACAAAATTCCACAGCtgcttcctcccttcctgctctACCCACCTGGTGACAAGCTTGAAGCTAGCATTTCCTGCCATGCACAAGCTGTCCAGAGTAGCTTGATGATGACAGAGGCTCCCTGAGGGTGTCAACATTTTTACAGTGGAGCAATAGTTGcaaaacagcagggaaataaTTCACAGAAGTTTCTTTATGCTCTGCAAGATCCTCTTGCAAAAGCCAGGATGCAACCACAAAACCTGTGAAGTCCATAACCAAAGCACTGGAGGAAAAGTGcacctctctctccttttccctgtggCTTTCAGAGACCACCAGAAAACACCAGGTTCCCCCTACTTTTGCAGAGCTAGAGAACATCCCCACCGTGTCCCACACTGTACCTGTGTGTATTTTGCCAGGATCTCCTGAGGCCAAATGCTGGGTGTAAGTGCTGAGAAGGGACCTCCAGCAGAGGGAGTGTGATGGCCTAAACAGAAAGAGATCAATGCATAGCAGTGAAAACCTGGAAGAACACCCTTGGATGATACACTCTCCATACAGACTGTTCCAGCATGGGAAGGACTCACTCATCAGTTTGTTGCTACTGCTACTGTAAACATTGAGACAGCTCCCACTACACCAAGGAAGCCAGTAATTTCAgatggttttgttcctttttattgAGCAAAAGAGGCAAAAGAGCCAAATGGAGTTACCTCTAAGAAAGTGGTTCTTAGGAAAGAGAAATAGTTCCATGGCACCATATGATCACTCATCTGCTTGGAAAAGCTGTGTGATCAGCTGTGAACAAGCCACGGGTATCATCaccaaataaatattattttgcagAAGTAAATTCCTCCTATGGACCAGCATCAGCAGCACTCCAGAGTTTCCTGAAACTCTGTCACTCAGGCACCAGAATGGAAAATCAGAGCCCTCAGAAAGATGCTCAACTGCTCCCTTTTTTCTCAGCAGGCTGGGATATTGTCAGACCATGTATAGAGAGATGCAGCAATGAAAGTATGCCTATAATCTTGGTCTTTTGTGTTCAAGACAAGCACTCTTCCAGTCTCAGGTAGAGCCCCAGTGAACAGCTTCCCTTGGAATACATGCAGACATCAAGTCTTGCAATTGAAGCAGATAAACATGTCCCAAGTCTTCTATTGTTCTATCAGCAAGACAAAGGTCTACTTAGCCTTGCAGCATAGTCTCCCCCAGGGTTATGTGCCCTGAAATAACCAGCTTGACCAGGAAGGAAGGTCTAGAAAAAAGTACAGGGTGGGAAAGTTGGCTTCTTTACGAAGGAGACGACCTAGTTTTAGCAAAGCTTCTATCTCAGAAGTCCACAACTGAACTGCAGTTATTCTTCAGCATTCTGCCTGTCCTACAGCTACCACTGTACAGCAAAAATCTCTCACAGTCATTGTGAGCCACTCACTTTGGGGGAAGTGTTGGGGGACACTTTGGGGGAAGTGTTGGGGGAGAACAGAATCAAGcaaatattaaggaaaaatggGGAAGGCAGACCACATTTCaacctccttcttcctctctgttcAATCGCTGAAAAAGCCTCTACATTGTAAAAGAAGGAACTGAGCTCACCCTGAGTGAAAAGGCTGCTGGGTCACAAAGTTTCCTCTCTCTCAATCTGACCAGAAAATATGTCACGTAAAGAATGGTTCTTGGAACCAGAAACCTTTGTTATGAAGTTTCAGCTGAAGACAGAGCAAGCAACAAACTGAGAAGATACTGTGTCAATTTCTGTGCGCTCACCTGACATTGCACTAGGCAAGGCTGAGTGGCACAGGTGTCAGCAGGTCCAGAAAAGCTGTCCACAGAGGTGAGATGTTACATTCCtgttataaaaagaaaaaaagggtgaTGAGAGAATTCAATTAGCATCTAAGAACATGGTGGGGGACTGACAGACTCCTTACACACAACTTCCtcacatgaaaattaaattccttaGTATTTAAGTTCCACCCCCATAAGAAATAAATTCTAGAGACTGGAATTTCCTTTTGGTTTCATACCTACTGACCAGCTAGAAAGAGCACACTGTCATTTGTCTTGTGGAAATAACAGCATTGCTGGTtgaaagaatgtaaaaaaaacaaGTCAACTTTTAACACCTTTTCCATTGCATATTGTGAGTCCTGTATTTAACGATGTAAACTAGGAAAATACCCCATATGTCATCATTCGCTGAAGACACTGGCCATGGAGAAGGGACAGGAATGGTGAAAAGGGTTTAAGGGGTAATCATTAGATTACCCAGTAAGTCCAAAAGAAACTTTAGGAGTAGCACCACAAAGCACAGGAGTAAAGTGTGTAGGGCTGCAGAATACAAGTCCCTGAAGCATGTGGATATGGACAAGATGCTATCAAGTACCTCTGCAAAGAGTCATGAACCAGGCTCCTCTGATTCAGGCAATAGAGCTCTCCTCCTTGCTTTCCTGACACTAGTTAACAGCATATTTTATGGGGCTTTCTATGGGGATTTCCAGGAAAACAGTGGAATAGTTCAGTAATCAGAGAGATTCTGGACTTTAAGATCAACCTTACAATTTGTGTATGGGAGACAGCAAGAGTCACCTCTACCAAGCAGATAAAGCTAGTGCTGGGATAGATCAGTCACTCACACCTCCTTGGGAAAGAACCTGGGACAAACTAACATTTGCACACCTAGGATGGCTTTTCCAGCTTCCCTTTTCATTTAAGCTACTTATGACTGTAAGCTGCTAAAAGGAGGAACCCCAGGGATTCATCCCACAGGCCCTATCCAAGTTGTTTCACAGTGCTGATTAGTACAAGTTTATATTGCCTTTGCATCTCAGTGAGCTTTCCAGTGAGCACCTGCAGCCAGGAAGCAACTTGCTACAGCACTCCAAGATAAGCAGCTGCACAACACTGCAAAAGCATAAAAACCATCTGTGTCTGGGAACACAATGATAAGGTTTCCTCCTTATGCATTTAAACAGCTCTCTGCCTGAGAAAGACCAGCCTGGATGAAAAGACACTCTGATCCATTCTGACACTAATGCTTAGGGCAAAAAGaatcacaaacaaacaaaaaaataaaatccagcttTTGTTTCTGAGTAGTGCTGTCCACAGGATGGTCAGTTGCATGTCCACCAGTTCTGTAAATGTTTGTGTGTTCTTCCCTACACTCCAGTCCCATTTGTTCCCTTAGCACCAATGCTTCTCAGTAGTTGAAGACATAGCAACAATTACAAAATGAGCATCTGCATGCTCATATTATATACATGGCATGCATCCCAAGCAGGTAAATTGGCTGACATTACTTATTTCCCTTTCAACATAGCTGTGAATgcattttgatgcttttttcaCTGCCTCACAACCATGGCTGCTCTGTTCTTCTCCCCTGCCTTCTCTCAGCTCAGTTAACCCTGTTTCCAATGGCTTTTATTAGGAATGCAGTCACCACGTGGTATGTCTGCCACGCTTGTCATTGGCTGTGCTCTGAAGCCATCCTCAGTGCCTTGAGCTTgtgagcagagattcccctcAGCCATTATTAACCTTCATTGCATGTACAACCACTGCTGACCCAACCTGCTGTGGAGGAGCCAGGCCAGGGTGTCAGGCACGtggctgagaaaaaaaaccataataAGGGAATTAACCACAGTGCTTGGAAACAGGGCAGGAGAGTGCTGAGTGAGTCTCTCCTTGTCCCAAGACAGGTGTAGCAGATGGAACACCCTCCCTTGTCCATGTCATCATGCCCTAGCCTCTGCCTTGCTGAGGATCGCtcccctgcctgctctcctATCCCTGACATTAGAGCACTGAACTTGGTGGGCAGGTTTTTCCTGCCCCTGGTTCCCATAGAAACCTTCCTGCAAGCACCCATCTGGGACAGAGGCCAGAGAGAGCGTGAGGCTCACCTTGTTGCTGGCATGGTTGTGCAGAAGGGCAGGGTGAGCAGCAGGAATCACACCAAAGGAAGGCTCCTGCTGTGGCACATGGACacactgccctgggcactgccctcAGAGCCAGTTGTCTCCAAGAGAAGTTGCTGAGGCCACTGAACCAGCCCTTCCAGTATTACAGGGAGTGGGAAGAAGGttccctgacacagccaggcaCCACCTAGTGTGagccaggaggaggaagaggatatCTGACACGTGGGATTGACATAGTAAGGTCTTTCCTTTGACTGAGGGATATAAACCTAAAGCGACTCTCAGGCTCTCCTAGCCAGGAGATAGCAAGTAACAAAAGGGCTCCACAAAGCTTATGAAACCACATGTGTGAAATTGCTGTTATTTGCAACATACACACTtctgaaataaagtaaaagtaagaaatgcaaaggaaaaaaatacatcagatCCAACAAATATTAATGGCACCTCCCAAACCCTCAGTGctacaaaattaaaaccagtttCACACACACATTAAGGAGCATCTCCCATGTTTAAAGGCAATTTAAGTTTCTTATAGGAAGCAATTTTGGCCACACAACAGGTAGTcttcatattttgaaagaaatgtattttttgctaAAATGCAAATAGTACCTGTAAATCACAGATTTACTTTTTGAATTCAGAGTCCAAAATAAATCACATCACCATTGTTTCCAGCTTGCTAGAACAGAGGTGTAATGTACCTGAAAAAGAAGGCTACAATGGAAGCATGCAGTCAGTATCAGGTCAGGTACAGCCATTTGAAGAACTCCACCTGCAACACCTCTGTTGGAGTTGCAAACACACCATGCAGGATTATGTCCAATTAGTTTATTTTCTAGTGCAGGTGTCCTTTAGAAATTGATGTTCGCAAAGGAGTCCTGCAAATTTACTTCCACTTGGAAATACTGCGCCTCTCCTGGACACACTGGCTCTTCCCCACAGCTGTAGCATGAGAAATTTCAATTACCTGGCTCCTGGCAAACACCAGATAGCAatctcctgctgcctgtgttttACCTGCTTAGCCGCTTTTGCTTAGGTGATCTCCACCTAAGCCTGTGGTGGTAGGGCCTGGATGTGCTAAGCACAAAATGACACTGTCTGGAGCCTTTCAGTAGGACCTTTATCTTGGGATAGAAACTCCTTCCCAAGAGTGCTCTTCCcccactgattaaaaaaaaaaaaatctaccaaaAAGGCAGCATACCTCTAGCAGGCTGTGTAGAAGACAAACATTTTACCAAGCAATGTTTTTGTATCCTGCAAACTTTACGACCAGTAACTATGCAGGAACCCCCACTGAGTATCATCAGAAGGAACAGAACAAGCACAACAATTCTTTCTAGAATAAT of Vidua macroura isolate BioBank_ID:100142 chromosome 5, ASM2450914v1, whole genome shotgun sequence contains these proteins:
- the SGSM3 gene encoding small G protein signaling modulator 3 isoform X1; the encoded protein is MSGHHTPSAGGPFSALTPSIWPQEILAKYTQKEESVEQPEFRYDEFGFRVDKEADGAEPNSSKLLGVPLTEEPQQRLKWQAHLEFTHNHDVGDLTWDKIEVTLPHSDKLRSLVLAGIPHSMRPQLWMRLSGALQKKRNSEMSYRDIVKNSSNDETIAAKQIEKDLLRTMPSNACFSNMNSIGVPRLRRILRGLAWLYPDIGYCQGTGMVAASLLLFLEEEDAFWMMCAIIEELVPASYFSTTLMGVQTDQRVLRQLIVQYLPRLDKLLQEHDIELSLITLHWFLTSFASVVHIKLLLRIWDLFFYEGSLVLFQVTLGMLSMKEDELIQSENSASIFNTLSDIPSQIEDADVLLREAMRVAGSLTDVAVETQRRKHLAYLIAEQGQLLNSSTTVNNLSKIVRRRTQRRKSGITSLLFGDDDLEALKAKNIKQTELVADLREAILQVARHFQCVDPKNCIIDLTPDYSMESHQRDHENYVACSRNRRRRAKALLDFERHDDDELGFRKNDIITIISQKDEHCWVGELNGLRGWFPAKFVEILDERSKEYSIAGDDSVTEGVTDLVRGTLCPALKSIFEHGLKKPSLLGGACHPWLFIEEAASREVERDFGSVYSRLVLCKTYRLDEDGKVLTPEELLYRAVQAVNMTHDAAHAQMDVKLRSLICVGLNEQVLHLWLEVLCSSLQTVEKWFHPWSFLRSPGWVQIKCELRVLGKFAFSLSQDWELPIKREEKEKKPLKEGVQDMLVKHHLFSWDIDG
- the SGSM3 gene encoding small G protein signaling modulator 3 isoform X2, with product MSGHHTPSAGGPFSALTPSIWPQEILAKYTQKEESVEQPEFRYDEFGFRVDKEDGAEPNSSKLLGVPLTEEPQQRLKWQAHLEFTHNHDVGDLTWDKIEVTLPHSDKLRSLVLAGIPHSMRPQLWMRLSGALQKKRNSEMSYRDIVKNSSNDETIAAKQIEKDLLRTMPSNACFSNMNSIGVPRLRRILRGLAWLYPDIGYCQGTGMVAASLLLFLEEEDAFWMMCAIIEELVPASYFSTTLMGVQTDQRVLRQLIVQYLPRLDKLLQEHDIELSLITLHWFLTSFASVVHIKLLLRIWDLFFYEGSLVLFQVTLGMLSMKEDELIQSENSASIFNTLSDIPSQIEDADVLLREAMRVAGSLTDVAVETQRRKHLAYLIAEQGQLLNSSTTVNNLSKIVRRRTQRRKSGITSLLFGDDDLEALKAKNIKQTELVADLREAILQVARHFQCVDPKNCIIDLTPDYSMESHQRDHENYVACSRNRRRRAKALLDFERHDDDELGFRKNDIITIISQKDEHCWVGELNGLRGWFPAKFVEILDERSKEYSIAGDDSVTEGVTDLVRGTLCPALKSIFEHGLKKPSLLGGACHPWLFIEEAASREVERDFGSVYSRLVLCKTYRLDEDGKVLTPEELLYRAVQAVNMTHDAAHAQMDVKLRSLICVGLNEQVLHLWLEVLCSSLQTVEKWFHPWSFLRSPGWVQIKCELRVLGKFAFSLSQDWELPIKREEKEKKPLKEGVQDMLVKHHLFSWDIDG